A single window of Flagellimonas maritima DNA harbors:
- a CDS encoding YebC/PmpR family DNA-binding transcriptional regulator, whose product MGRAFEFRKARKMKRWAAMSKAFTRIGKDIVMAVKEGGPDPDANSRLRAVIQNAKSVNMPKDNIERAIKRASDKNQGDYKEVLFEGYAPHGIAILIETATDNNTRTVANIRSYFNKCNGSLGTSGSVEFMFDHTCNFRIDGEGIDPEELELEMIDFGAEEVFVDEDGILIYAPFESFGDIQKELESREIEILSSGFERIPQVTKELSEEQAADVEKLLEKIEEDDDVQNVYHTMQE is encoded by the coding sequence ATGGGAAGAGCATTTGAATTTAGAAAAGCACGGAAAATGAAACGTTGGGCGGCAATGTCCAAAGCATTTACCAGAATTGGAAAAGACATTGTTATGGCCGTTAAAGAAGGTGGCCCAGACCCAGATGCCAATTCAAGGCTACGTGCGGTAATTCAAAATGCAAAGTCCGTCAACATGCCCAAGGACAATATTGAACGTGCCATCAAAAGAGCGTCCGATAAAAATCAAGGGGATTATAAAGAGGTTTTGTTTGAAGGCTATGCGCCCCATGGCATTGCCATACTCATAGAAACAGCTACCGATAACAACACAAGGACTGTTGCCAATATTCGCAGCTATTTTAATAAATGTAACGGTAGTCTGGGTACCTCAGGGTCCGTAGAGTTTATGTTCGACCATACCTGCAACTTCAGAATAGATGGCGAAGGTATCGACCCTGAAGAATTGGAACTGGAGATGATAGATTTTGGTGCCGAAGAAGTTTTTGTGGACGAGGATGGTATCCTGATTTACGCTCCTTTTGAAAGTTTCGGTGATATCCAAAAAGAACTGGAATCCAGGGAAATCGAAATTCTCTCGTCCGGATTTGAACGTATTCCCCAAGTTACCAAAGAGCTTTCCGAAGAACAGGCAGCCGACGTAGAAAAACTCTTGGAAAAAATCGAGGAAGATGACGATGTTCAGAACGTGTATCATACGATGCAGGAATAA